The Anabaena sp. WA102 genome contains a region encoding:
- the ycf46 gene encoding stress-responsive protein Ycf46, which translates to MKEELNILIQAQYPLIYLVTSEEERAEQSIFKVSQDLKPPRRVYIWTVTHGIVEYGQPRNTTQHNTVSPEAAIDWIIRQKEPSIFILKDLHPFIDAPATTRSLRDAIASFKGTQKNIILMSPVQQVPIELEKEVVVLDFQLPDMAELNKVLTAHQEQNRGRRLTTEAREKLLRAALGLTKDEAEKVYRKAQVTTGQLTENEVDIVLSEKKQLIRRNGILEYIEEDETIDAVGGLEELKTWLTQRSNAFTERAREYGLPQPKGMLILGVPGCGKSLIAKTTSRLWGLPILRLDMGRVYDGSMVGRSEANLRNALKTAESISPTILFIDELDKSFAGSGGSGDSDGGTSNRIFGSFLTWMQEKKSPVFVMATANRVERLPGEFLRKGRFDEIFFVDLPTPEERQDIFGIHLTKRREEIARFDLEQLAKMSDGFSGAEIEQAIVAAMYEAFAQDREFTQLDIIAALKSTLPLSRTMQEQVTALRDWARQRARPAASSVAEYQRMEF; encoded by the coding sequence ATGAAAGAAGAGCTCAATATTTTAATTCAAGCTCAATACCCTTTAATCTACCTTGTGACCTCCGAGGAAGAGCGGGCAGAGCAGTCAATTTTTAAAGTTTCCCAAGATTTAAAACCCCCAAGACGAGTATATATTTGGACAGTAACTCACGGTATCGTCGAGTACGGTCAACCCCGGAATACCACTCAACACAATACTGTCTCTCCCGAAGCAGCCATTGATTGGATTATTCGTCAAAAAGAACCCAGTATATTTATTCTTAAAGATTTACATCCCTTTATTGATGCGCCGGCAACAACCAGATCGCTCCGGGACGCGATCGCTAGTTTCAAAGGAACGCAAAAGAACATTATTTTAATGTCCCCTGTGCAACAAGTTCCGATTGAATTAGAAAAAGAAGTTGTTGTTTTAGATTTTCAATTGCCTGACATGGCTGAGTTAAATAAAGTTTTAACCGCCCATCAAGAGCAAAATCGTGGACGACGGCTAACAACCGAGGCGCGAGAAAAGCTACTCAGAGCCGCTTTAGGTCTAACTAAAGATGAAGCTGAGAAAGTCTACCGCAAAGCACAGGTAACAACTGGGCAATTGACGGAAAATGAAGTTGATATCGTTTTATCCGAGAAAAAACAACTCATCCGCCGTAACGGTATCTTGGAGTACATCGAAGAAGATGAAACCATTGATGCTGTGGGTGGCTTGGAAGAATTAAAAACTTGGCTGACCCAACGCTCTAACGCCTTTACCGAAAGGGCGAGAGAGTACGGGTTGCCCCAACCAAAAGGAATGTTAATTCTCGGTGTTCCCGGTTGTGGTAAGTCACTCATTGCTAAAACTACCTCCCGTTTATGGGGTTTACCAATTCTGAGATTAGATATGGGGCGGGTCTACGACGGCTCAATGGTGGGTCGAAGTGAAGCCAACCTGCGGAACGCCCTGAAAACGGCAGAATCAATTTCCCCCACGATTCTGTTTATTGACGAGTTGGATAAATCCTTTGCGGGTAGCGGTGGTTCTGGCGATTCTGATGGGGGGACATCAAACAGAATTTTCGGCTCTTTCCTCACCTGGATGCAGGAAAAGAAATCTCCAGTGTTTGTCATGGCGACTGCTAACCGCGTAGAACGCCTACCTGGAGAGTTTTTAAGGAAAGGTCGCTTTGATGAAATATTCTTTGTGGATCTGCCCACACCGGAAGAACGTCAGGATATCTTCGGTATTCACCTGACCAAACGTCGGGAGGAAATTGCTAGATTTGACCTAGAACAACTAGCAAAAATGTCCGATGGCTTCTCCGGGGCAGAAATTGAACAAGCGATAGTGGCGGCTATGTATGAAGCCTTCGCCCAAGATCGGGAGTTCACCCAATTAGATATTATTGCTGCATTGAAGTCTACTTTGCCGCTGTCACGAACGATGCAAGAACAGGTCACAGCTTTAAGAGACTGGGCCAGACAGCGTGCTAGACCCGCAGCCTCCTCTGTTGCTGAATATCAGCGCATGGAGTTTTAA
- a CDS encoding dynamin family protein, translating into MSNNLLQPDSDALHQSAIDVITHISNVMSEGCAILREHDRLLTENQGGNRLGAEIKAIEEDIRHVNEKLERVKRKELTMTIVAPTSAGKSTIINAIAGQDLLPSRNDAMTVLPTEIVFSREVTRPKLILDKALMTLLREVWGQLHQKLQRIGLKEAVEQATRNDFPRENVIREILNSSSVSSQSEVEESNGIQAELIRINDLLRLCGIFGVATEFLSSLSEIPRIEVPFPQQLSSLKNSGLGTLALVDTPGPSEDKSLNLLNVVKDRLIASSLVLVVVDYTKIGQTDPAKVKKLVDEIAAIKGRDRIYIIVNKIDARDPNNPDDLTAEQILSLVKTKYEIDDPQNRVFEMSARQAFLATNFQREKGIYQLTELRGRKSFEALGQEYYGKPWKTKKMTATLEEMQKAANEFLEDSGFAGFIDKAITPLVPSMITIKSTLNENSDRFTSFLSCLRKYKGILERDIQRLEIEINQLEIEVIAINSHITNIFELKKHQILSLRELNVILEKESHGLYEEIRSLAYILLVKATQIANNLKNWRTANGIATFSLIPVGILTESMVIDHHNKELDKELSLFQTNYSAITECYCNQLTNNLLDRLKQIIKQINNNYSSQDELVLSDVQKRFHNHKIVRRDATSDTYGKNIISYEKLTSYLKLNQVRLYGSDIDTKFAYVNNLPLDCVNTRTIFQQIGQDAINTVERSLTKDIDTFTQQRVSLLQEYKVSLQSTIQANKKILYSYTITLSVSQYNQLLDKAANLEKDLKYLQKYFDNIK; encoded by the coding sequence ATGTCTAACAACCTTTTACAGCCTGATTCGGATGCACTACACCAGTCTGCTATTGATGTGATTACCCATATCAGTAATGTGATGTCAGAAGGTTGTGCAATATTGAGAGAACATGATCGGTTGCTGACGGAAAATCAGGGTGGGAATCGGTTGGGGGCTGAGATTAAGGCTATTGAAGAAGATATAAGGCACGTCAATGAGAAGCTGGAAAGGGTGAAGCGTAAAGAATTGACGATGACGATTGTTGCGCCAACCAGTGCGGGTAAGTCTACTATTATTAATGCGATCGCTGGACAGGATTTATTACCTAGTCGTAATGATGCGATGACGGTTTTACCGACTGAGATTGTTTTTTCTCGTGAGGTAACTCGTCCTAAGTTGATTCTGGATAAGGCTTTGATGACGCTTTTGCGAGAGGTTTGGGGACAATTACATCAGAAATTACAACGAATTGGTTTAAAGGAAGCTGTTGAACAGGCTACTAGAAATGATTTTCCCCGCGAGAATGTAATTAGGGAAATTTTGAACAGTAGTTCTGTTTCTTCTCAATCTGAGGTGGAAGAATCAAATGGTATTCAAGCTGAATTAATCAGAATAAATGATTTACTGCGGTTGTGCGGTATTTTTGGTGTAGCTACAGAATTTTTGTCTTCTTTGTCTGAAATACCTCGGATTGAAGTTCCTTTTCCGCAACAATTATCATCTCTAAAAAATTCGGGTTTGGGGACTTTGGCGCTAGTGGATACCCCTGGACCTAGTGAGGATAAGTCTTTAAATTTACTGAATGTTGTCAAGGATAGACTCATAGCGAGTTCTCTGGTTTTGGTGGTGGTGGACTATACGAAAATTGGACAAACAGATCCAGCAAAAGTCAAGAAGTTGGTAGATGAAATCGCTGCTATTAAGGGACGCGATCGCATTTATATCATCGTTAACAAAATTGATGCTCGTGATCCTAATAATCCTGACGATTTAACTGCTGAACAAATTTTAAGTTTGGTTAAAACTAAATATGAAATTGATGATCCTCAAAATCGAGTTTTTGAAATGTCGGCTCGTCAAGCGTTTTTAGCTACTAACTTTCAGCGTGAGAAAGGGATTTATCAGCTAACAGAATTGCGAGGAAGGAAGAGTTTTGAGGCTCTTGGACAGGAATATTATGGAAAGCCTTGGAAAACTAAAAAAATGACAGCTACTTTAGAAGAAATGCAGAAAGCGGCTAATGAGTTTTTGGAAGATTCTGGTTTTGCGGGATTTATAGATAAGGCCATTACTCCTTTAGTACCTAGTATGATTACTATCAAGAGTACGTTAAATGAAAATAGTGATAGATTTACTTCTTTTTTATCTTGTCTCAGGAAGTACAAGGGAATACTTGAGCGAGATATTCAACGTCTAGAGATTGAGATTAATCAATTAGAAATAGAAGTTATAGCGATAAATTCACACATTACAAATATTTTTGAACTAAAAAAACATCAAATATTAAGCTTAAGAGAACTAAATGTTATTCTTGAAAAAGAGAGTCATGGATTATATGAAGAAATTCGCTCTCTTGCATATATTTTACTAGTAAAGGCAACACAGATTGCGAATAATCTCAAGAATTGGAGGACTGCGAATGGGATTGCGACTTTTTCACTTATCCCTGTTGGTATTTTGACAGAGTCAATGGTTATAGATCATCACAATAAAGAATTGGATAAGGAGTTATCCTTATTTCAAACTAACTATAGTGCAATTACTGAATGTTATTGCAATCAATTAACAAATAACTTACTTGATAGATTAAAGCAGATCATTAAGCAAATAAATAACAATTACTCAAGTCAAGATGAGTTAGTCCTTAGCGATGTACAGAAAAGATTCCACAATCACAAAATAGTGCGGCGTGATGCAACTTCAGACACATACGGAAAGAATATTATATCCTATGAAAAATTAACATCATACTTGAAACTGAATCAAGTTCGCTTATATGGCTCAGATATAGATACTAAATTTGCGTATGTAAATAACTTGCCCTTAGATTGTGTAAATACACGCACAATTTTTCAACAAATTGGACAGGATGCAATTAATACTGTAGAAAGGAGTTTAACTAAAGATATTGATACTTTTACTCAACAGAGAGTGAGTCTTTTGCAAGAATATAAGGTCAGTTTGCAGTCCACAATTCAGGCAAACAAAAAAATACTATATAGCTATACAATCACTTTAAGTGTAAGTCAATACAATCAACTTTTAGATAAAGCTGCTAATTTAGAAAAAGATTTAAAATATTTGCAAAAATATTTTGATAACATTAAATAA
- a CDS encoding diguanylate cyclase regulator RdcB family protein, producing the protein MSLINFDELQKKESEIPIITDKILVDLVNSIQVNDDLISFRQKQGLFGQFFDSLTGADRNRQLAIDKNVNVAMQSFHDLVLDISNNLNVSNNAIITIEEKLIETRQAIRNQRQDINLLQDIVNQLQHKVEDHEHRILKLEQRVYRTEVQHRIEDAIAAWQSKRTYQGFHWAIQVAFVTREIVDYALGDYERLITKGKDSQLRQSISDRILATDNTIPDHHFPLTNLLNLSYSETSQENQELAGYLLEVESISEQRLGKTLYLFTLGKTLELAQLPKQQQPQNLAQTAFELCRNYPNVLILPTTSKREFVERIVNETASDRLNLITLV; encoded by the coding sequence ATGTCACTTATTAATTTTGACGAACTTCAAAAAAAGGAATCTGAAATTCCTATTATTACTGATAAAATACTCGTGGATTTGGTAAATTCAATCCAAGTCAATGACGATCTAATTAGTTTTCGCCAAAAGCAAGGATTATTTGGACAGTTTTTTGATAGCCTTACAGGAGCAGATCGAAACCGTCAACTTGCTATAGATAAAAATGTCAATGTAGCAATGCAATCTTTCCATGATTTGGTGTTAGATATTTCTAATAATTTGAATGTTAGTAATAACGCAATTATCACCATTGAAGAAAAATTAATAGAAACTCGTCAAGCAATCCGTAACCAGCGACAGGACATTAATTTACTTCAAGATATTGTCAATCAACTGCAACACAAAGTTGAAGATCACGAACATCGGATTCTGAAATTAGAACAACGAGTTTATAGAACAGAAGTTCAGCATAGAATTGAAGATGCGATCGCCGCATGGCAGTCAAAACGGACATATCAAGGCTTTCATTGGGCAATTCAAGTTGCTTTTGTCACCCGTGAAATAGTAGATTATGCACTGGGTGATTACGAACGATTAATCACAAAAGGTAAAGACAGCCAACTGCGTCAGAGTATAAGCGATAGAATACTTGCAACCGACAACACAATCCCCGATCATCATTTTCCATTAACCAACCTCCTCAACCTGTCATATAGCGAAACATCCCAAGAAAACCAAGAACTTGCAGGTTATTTGTTGGAAGTAGAATCTATTTCCGAACAAAGACTAGGGAAAACTCTCTATTTATTTACCCTTGGTAAAACCCTAGAATTAGCCCAACTACCCAAACAACAACAGCCCCAAAATCTAGCCCAAACCGCCTTTGAATTATGCCGTAACTATCCCAATGTTCTGATTTTGCCCACCACTAGCAAAAGAGAATTTGTTGAACGCATTGTGAATGAAACTGCAAGCGATCGGTTAAACTTGATAACATTAGTATAA